A region from the Macaca mulatta isolate MMU2019108-1 chromosome 13, T2T-MMU8v2.0, whole genome shotgun sequence genome encodes:
- the DOK1 gene encoding docking protein 1 isoform X1 has product MTSRAATTSRGQGPRAKTEYFRWSYRRAPTTAGRGLGSARLIRGPPPFLLALLPHPTATPQRPPVGAGEGRKRLQGTRPRLPPRLPPQGQEARKEPPGAMDGAVMEGPLFLQSQRFGTKRWRKTWAVLYPASPHGVARLEFFDHKGSSSGGGRGSSRRLDCKVIRLAECVSVAPVTVDTPPEPGATAFRLDTAQRSHLLAADAPSSAAWVQTLCRNAFPKGSWTLAPSDNPPKLSALEMLENSLYSPTWEGSQFWVTVQRTEAAERCGLHGSYVLRVETERLTLLTMGAQSQILEPLLSWPYTLLRRYGRDKVMFSFEAGRRCPSGPGTFTFQTAQGNDIFQAVETAIHRQKAQGKAGQGHDVLRADSHEGEVAEGKLPSPPGPQELLDSPPALYAEPLDSLRIAPCPSQDSLYSDPLDSTPARAGEGVQRKKPLYWDLFEHAQQQLLKAKLTDPKEDPIYDEPEGLAPVPPQGLYDLPREPKDAWWCQARVKEEGYELPYNPATDDYAVPPPRSTKPLPAPKPEPGTATGSGSKSYNSALYSQVHKSGASGS; this is encoded by the exons ATGACGTCACGCGCAGCCACCACGTCCAGAGGCCAGGGTCCTCGCGCCAAAACCGAGTACTTTCGGTGGAGCTACCGGCGCGCCCCTACGACGGCGGGTAGGGGCCTGGGTAGCGCCAGGCTAATCCGGGGGCCTCCACCCTTCCTTCTCGCTCTTCTCCCTCACCCCACCGCGACCCCCCAGCGGCCGCCGGTGGGGGCCGGGGAGGGGCGGAAACGCCTCCAGGGAACCCGGCCCCGCCTCCCGCCCCGCCTCCCGCCGCAGGGCCAGGAAGCGCGGAAGGAACCGCCGGGGGCCATGGACGGAGCTGTGATGGAAGGGCCGCTGTTTTTGCAGAGTCAGCGCTTTGGGACCAAG AGGTGGAGGAAGACATGGGCCGTGCTCTACCCGGCCAGTCCTCACGGCGTAGCGCGGCTCGAGTTCTTTGACCATAAGGGGTCGAGCTCTGGGGGTGGCCGAGGGAGCTCGCGCCGCCTGGACTGCAAGGTGATCCGTCTGgctgagtgtgtgagtgtggccCCTGTTACCGTGGATACCCCGCCTGAGCCCGGCGCCACTGCCTTCCGCCTGGACACTGCTCAGCGCTCGCACTTGCTGGCGGCCGACGCGCCGTCCAGTGCAGCCTGGGTGCAGACGCTGTGCCGAAACGCCTTTCCG AAAGGCAGCTGGACTCTGGCGCCTTCAGATAACCCACCTAAGCTTTCTGCCCTGGAGATGCTGGAGAACTCCTTGTACAGCCCCACCTGGGAAG GATCCCAATTCTGGGTAACGGTGCAGAGGACTGAGGCCGCCGAGCGCTGTGGCCTGCATGGCTCCTACGTGCTGAGGGTGGAGACTGAGAGGCTGACTCTCCTGACCATGGGGGCCCAGAGTCAGATACTGGAGCCACTTCTGTCCTGGCCCTACACTCTGTTGCGTCGCTATGGCCGGGACAAG GTCATGTTCTCTTTCGAGGCCGGCCGCCGCTGCCCCTCCGGCCCTGGAACCTTCACCTTCCAGACAGCACAGGGAAATGACATCTTCCAGGCAGTTGAGACTGCCATCCACCGGCAGAAGGCCCAGGGAAAGGCCGGACAGGGGCACGATGTTCTCAGAGCTGATTCCCATGAAGGGGAGGTGGCAGAGGGGAAGTTGCCTTCCCCACCTGGCCCCCAAGAGCTCCTTGACAGCCCCCCAGCCCTGTACGCTGAGCCCTTAGACTCCTTGCGAATTGCTCCATGCCCTTCCCAGGACTCCCTATACTCAGACCCCTTGGACAGCACCCCTGCCCGGGCAGGAGAGGGAGTGCAACGGAAGAAACCTCTCTATTGGGACTTGTTTGAGCATGCACAGCAGCAGTTGCTGAAGGCCAAGCTGACGGACCCCAAAGAGGACCCCATCTATGATGAACCTGAAGGCTTGGCCCCAGTCCCTCCCCAGGGCCTTTATGATCTGCCTCGGGAGCCCAAGGATGCATGGTGGTGCCAAGCCCGGGTGAAGGAGGAGGGCTATGAGCTCCCCTACAACCCTGCCACTGATGACTATGCTGTGCCACCCCCTCGGAGCACAAAGCCCCTCCCTGCTCCCAAGCCTGAACCTGGTACTGCAACTGGCAGTGGCAGCAAAAGCTACAACTCAGCCCTATACAGCCAGGTCCATAAAAGCGGGGCCTCAGGGAGCTGA
- the DOK1 gene encoding docking protein 1 isoform X2 — translation MPNLIRASSGWRKTWAVLYPASPHGVARLEFFDHKGSSSGGGRGSSRRLDCKVIRLAECVSVAPVTVDTPPEPGATAFRLDTAQRSHLLAADAPSSAAWVQTLCRNAFPKGSWTLAPSDNPPKLSALEMLENSLYSPTWEGSQFWVTVQRTEAAERCGLHGSYVLRVETERLTLLTMGAQSQILEPLLSWPYTLLRRYGRDKVMFSFEAGRRCPSGPGTFTFQTAQGNDIFQAVETAIHRQKAQGKAGQGHDVLRADSHEGEVAEGKLPSPPGPQELLDSPPALYAEPLDSLRIAPCPSQDSLYSDPLDSTPARAGEGVQRKKPLYWDLFEHAQQQLLKAKLTDPKEDPIYDEPEGLAPVPPQGLYDLPREPKDAWWCQARVKEEGYELPYNPATDDYAVPPPRSTKPLPAPKPEPGTATGSGSKSYNSALYSQVHKSGASGS, via the exons ATGCCTAACCTTATCCGGGCTAGTAGTGG GTGGAGGAAGACATGGGCCGTGCTCTACCCGGCCAGTCCTCACGGCGTAGCGCGGCTCGAGTTCTTTGACCATAAGGGGTCGAGCTCTGGGGGTGGCCGAGGGAGCTCGCGCCGCCTGGACTGCAAGGTGATCCGTCTGgctgagtgtgtgagtgtggccCCTGTTACCGTGGATACCCCGCCTGAGCCCGGCGCCACTGCCTTCCGCCTGGACACTGCTCAGCGCTCGCACTTGCTGGCGGCCGACGCGCCGTCCAGTGCAGCCTGGGTGCAGACGCTGTGCCGAAACGCCTTTCCG AAAGGCAGCTGGACTCTGGCGCCTTCAGATAACCCACCTAAGCTTTCTGCCCTGGAGATGCTGGAGAACTCCTTGTACAGCCCCACCTGGGAAG GATCCCAATTCTGGGTAACGGTGCAGAGGACTGAGGCCGCCGAGCGCTGTGGCCTGCATGGCTCCTACGTGCTGAGGGTGGAGACTGAGAGGCTGACTCTCCTGACCATGGGGGCCCAGAGTCAGATACTGGAGCCACTTCTGTCCTGGCCCTACACTCTGTTGCGTCGCTATGGCCGGGACAAG GTCATGTTCTCTTTCGAGGCCGGCCGCCGCTGCCCCTCCGGCCCTGGAACCTTCACCTTCCAGACAGCACAGGGAAATGACATCTTCCAGGCAGTTGAGACTGCCATCCACCGGCAGAAGGCCCAGGGAAAGGCCGGACAGGGGCACGATGTTCTCAGAGCTGATTCCCATGAAGGGGAGGTGGCAGAGGGGAAGTTGCCTTCCCCACCTGGCCCCCAAGAGCTCCTTGACAGCCCCCCAGCCCTGTACGCTGAGCCCTTAGACTCCTTGCGAATTGCTCCATGCCCTTCCCAGGACTCCCTATACTCAGACCCCTTGGACAGCACCCCTGCCCGGGCAGGAGAGGGAGTGCAACGGAAGAAACCTCTCTATTGGGACTTGTTTGAGCATGCACAGCAGCAGTTGCTGAAGGCCAAGCTGACGGACCCCAAAGAGGACCCCATCTATGATGAACCTGAAGGCTTGGCCCCAGTCCCTCCCCAGGGCCTTTATGATCTGCCTCGGGAGCCCAAGGATGCATGGTGGTGCCAAGCCCGGGTGAAGGAGGAGGGCTATGAGCTCCCCTACAACCCTGCCACTGATGACTATGCTGTGCCACCCCCTCGGAGCACAAAGCCCCTCCCTGCTCCCAAGCCTGAACCTGGTACTGCAACTGGCAGTGGCAGCAAAAGCTACAACTCAGCCCTATACAGCCAGGTCCATAAAAGCGGGGCCTCAGGGAGCTGA
- the DOK1 gene encoding docking protein 1 isoform X3, translated as MTSRAATTSRGQGPRAKTEYFRWSYRRAPTTAGRGLGSARLIRGPPPFLLALLPHPTATPQRPPVGAGEGRKRLQGTRPRLPPRLPPQGQEARKEPPGAMDGAVMEGPLFLQSQRFGTKRWRKTWAVLYPASPHGVARLEFFDHKGSSSGGGRGSSRRLDCKVIRLAECVSVAPVTVDTPPEPGATAFRLDTAQRSHLLAADAPSSAAWVQTLCRNAFPKGSWTLAPSDNPPKLSALEMLENSLYSPTWEGHVLFRGRPPLPLRPWNLHLPDSTGK; from the exons ATGACGTCACGCGCAGCCACCACGTCCAGAGGCCAGGGTCCTCGCGCCAAAACCGAGTACTTTCGGTGGAGCTACCGGCGCGCCCCTACGACGGCGGGTAGGGGCCTGGGTAGCGCCAGGCTAATCCGGGGGCCTCCACCCTTCCTTCTCGCTCTTCTCCCTCACCCCACCGCGACCCCCCAGCGGCCGCCGGTGGGGGCCGGGGAGGGGCGGAAACGCCTCCAGGGAACCCGGCCCCGCCTCCCGCCCCGCCTCCCGCCGCAGGGCCAGGAAGCGCGGAAGGAACCGCCGGGGGCCATGGACGGAGCTGTGATGGAAGGGCCGCTGTTTTTGCAGAGTCAGCGCTTTGGGACCAAG AGGTGGAGGAAGACATGGGCCGTGCTCTACCCGGCCAGTCCTCACGGCGTAGCGCGGCTCGAGTTCTTTGACCATAAGGGGTCGAGCTCTGGGGGTGGCCGAGGGAGCTCGCGCCGCCTGGACTGCAAGGTGATCCGTCTGgctgagtgtgtgagtgtggccCCTGTTACCGTGGATACCCCGCCTGAGCCCGGCGCCACTGCCTTCCGCCTGGACACTGCTCAGCGCTCGCACTTGCTGGCGGCCGACGCGCCGTCCAGTGCAGCCTGGGTGCAGACGCTGTGCCGAAACGCCTTTCCG AAAGGCAGCTGGACTCTGGCGCCTTCAGATAACCCACCTAAGCTTTCTGCCCTGGAGATGCTGGAGAACTCCTTGTACAGCCCCACCTGGGAAG GTCATGTTCTCTTTCGAGGCCGGCCGCCGCTGCCCCTCCGGCCCTGGAACCTTCACCTTCCAGACAGCACAGGGAAATGA